The Aerococcaceae bacterium DSM 111021 region TCTTTTTCGTTGATTAAGTTGTCGATTTCACCTTGTAAATCATCTAACTTATCTTGAATTTGGTCTTTCTTATCGTTTAATTTTTCTTTTTGCTCAACCATTTCTGGAGTTAAATCATCTAATTCTTCGAATATTTCGATTTCACGTAAACGTTGGTTACAAATAATTAACGCTTCATTGCGTTTATCAAATTCTTCATTCAATGCTTGAATTTCTTTATCAATTTCTACAAATCGAGCATGGTTGTGTTTTTGTTGTTCAACATCTTCATTGTTATCTTCTTCTCTAAATTCGGTCCAGTTTTCATAGTCACCTGGTTTTTCGGGTTCGTGATTGAAGTATCCTCCGACATTTTTTGCAATGTCTTTACTTTGATTAATAACATCTTCAAACACTTGGTTAAGTTTTGCTTCTGATGGTTTTTTAGCTTCTTCTGTCGCTTGAGTGGGTTCTTCGTTTATATTTGTTGTTGTCTTTGATGATGTATCGTTATTTGATGCTGCTTCTAATAGATCAAGTGCTTCTTCCATTGAAATAACATTTTGTTTAACTAATTCAATTATACGTTCTTTTTCATTCATATCATTTACCTCCAATGATTTTTATCTATTTGCTTCTCTACACCTATTATTATGCCATCATTTGTAAAGTTCTTCATAGGACTAGAGTCCTATCTTTATCTAGTGCTTTAGACTGATATAGATACTACTTAGAAGGCATCCCAATTATCATCATGTTCTTTTGGCGTTTCTTTATGATTATTCTTTACTTCATAATCGTTTGGTAATACACCTAATATAAGATAAATCCAGAGGCCAGAAGAACCAAATATGAATAAGAATACAAATATAATTCGGATTATCGATGAATCAATATTAATATATTCGGCTATGCCCCCACATATACCTAATATTTTCTTGTCTGTGGTTGATTTATACAATCGCTTAGGCTTGTTTGATATGGAAATTCCTCTTTTCTTTTTTGTTCTGTCTTACTATACTTATATTATGTCATCTTCTGTCATTCATTTCATTGGACCATAGCCTCATATTTACGAATATAACAAAAAAGCTAAAGACATCCGTTATAGATGTCCTTAGCTTTTCATAATACCTTTTTATTTAGTTAATCATACCGAAGACAACTGCCGCTAATGCTGCGCCTGCAATCGGTGCAAGAACTGGAATCCAAGAGTAACCCCAGTCCGAGTGACCTTTTTGTTTGATTGGTAAGATCGCATGAGCGATACGTGGACCTAAGTCACGCGCTGGGTTGATTGCATACCCTGTTGTACCACCTAATGAAAGACCGATACCAATAATTAAAATACCTACACAAATTGTTGATAAACCTGGTGCGATATCATATTGTGAGAAACTTAAGATACCAAACATTAATACAAACGTCCCAAGTAATTCACCAATAAAGTTAGAAACTGTATTGTAAATTTCTGGACCTGTAGCAAATGTTCCTAAAATTGCACCTTGATCTTCTGTAATATCATAATGCGGTTTGTACTGTACCCAAACTAAGATAGCACCTAAGAATGCTCCAAGCATTTGTGCAATTGTATAAGGCAACACTGAACTCCAAGGTG contains the following coding sequences:
- a CDS encoding PspC domain-containing protein is translated as MSNKPKRLYKSTTDKKILGICGGIAEYINIDSSIIRIIFVFLFIFGSSGLWIYLILGVLPNDYEVKNNHKETPKEHDDNWDAF
- a CDS encoding aquaporin family protein yields the protein MGIELVGEFIGTLILVLLGDGIVAGNLLKSTKSNGAGWLSITIGWGIAVTLGAFASGYMSPAHLNPAVTIAFAIEGSTPWSSVLPYTIAQMLGAFLGAILVWVQYKPHYDITEDQGAILGTFATGPEIYNTVSNFIGELLGTFVLMFGILSFSQYDIAPGLSTICVGILIIGIGLSLGGTTGYAINPARDLGPRIAHAILPIKQKGHSDWGYSWIPVLAPIAGAALAAVVFGMIN